One genomic region from Prunus persica cultivar Lovell chromosome G3, Prunus_persica_NCBIv2, whole genome shotgun sequence encodes:
- the LOC18783569 gene encoding probable LRR receptor-like serine/threonine-protein kinase At1g05700, translated as MEMFRHLLSALLCGFALILVVHAQDDQSGFISLDCGLPTNSSYSEPTTGLNYISDAAFISTGVSKSIAPQYKATHQQQAAYVRSFPQGVKNCYRVNITQGTKYLIRASFVYGNYDGLNELPKFDLLFGANSWDSVAFVDASSSTIKELVHVPTLDYIHVCLVNKGTGTPFISALELRPLKNTTYVTPTGSLELFLRLDVGLTSNQSYRYDYDALDRSWVPYTYNKWTQLTTSLTVDAQIHNDYQVPSIAMRTASTPINASASMDFSWESPDTSTEYYVYLHFAELQQLKANQSRTFNITLNGDYWFGPFVPEYLSTITVFSPSSLTGGNYSFSLVQTENSTLPPILNAMEIYSLIDLSQPETDGDDVAAIINIKSTYGVDKDWQGDPCTPQGYMWEGLNCSYSGSPRIVSLDLSSSGLTGEITSYISNLAMLQSLDLSNNSLTGSVPEFLSKLPNLKVLNLERNKLNGSVPADLIQRSTSGSLSLSVGENEDLCASISCKKEEEKKKNIVIPIIASIGGFSILVVAAVAVFMGLKRGRKQGVPQQPNNQIDSFESKKRQFTYSDVLRITNNFQTKVLGRGGFGKVYHGYVDDTQVAVKMLSPTSGQGYQQFQAEVKLLIRVHHRNLTSLVGYCNEGTNMALIYEFMANGDLESHLRGEDSNANVLTWEGRLQIATDAAQGLEYLHNGCKPPIVHRDVKATNILLAENFQAKLADFGLSRIFPTDGGTHMSTAVAGTPGYLDPEYHTTGWLNEKSDVYSFGVVLLEIITSRHAISRTQEKVHVSQWVSSMLAKGDIKTIVDPRLHGDYEINSAWKAVELAMECVSDTSTRRPNMSAVVIGLKECLAAELARTNVSRVTESTDSVVYSMNVTTELSPLAR; from the exons ATGGAGATGTTCAGACATCTTCTTTCTGCATTGCTTTGTGGTTTTGCTCTTATACTTGTAGTTCATGCACAAGATGATCAATCAG GCTTCATCAGCTTGGATTGTGGGCTGCCTACAAATTCTAGCTACTCTGAGCCAACAACAGGCCTTAACTACATTTCAGATGCAGCCTTCATATCCACTGGTGTAAGCAAAAGCATTGCCCCTCAGTACAAAGCTACTCATCAACAGCAAGCAGCTTATGTCAGGAGCTTTCCTCAGGGGGTCAAGAACTGTTACAGAGTAAACATTACACAAGGAACTAAATATTTGATCCGAGCAAGTTTCGTGTATGGAAATTATGACGGTTTAAATGAGCTGCCAAAGTTTGATCTTCTCTTTGGAGCTAATTCTTGGGACTCAGTGGCATTTGTTGATGCATCTTCGAGTACTATCAAAGAACTTGTCCATGTTCCCACATTAGATTATATACATGTGTGTCTAGTCAACAAGGGCACTGGAACACCATTCATTTCAGCATTGGAGTTGAGGCCTTTGAAGAACACTACTTATGTGACTCCAACGGGTTCGTTGGAACTCTTCCTTCGCTTAGATGTCGGTTTGACATCCAATCAATCATACAG GTATGATTACGATGCTTTGGATCGGAGTTGGGTACCTTACACCTACAATAAGTGGACACAGTTAACTACCTCACTTACCGTAGATGCTCAAATTCATAATGACTACCAAGTACCATCTATAGCAATGAGAACTGCCAGCACGCCGATTAATGCCAGTGCTTCCATGGACTTCAGCTGGGAATCCCCGGATACATCGACTGAATACTATGTGTACCTGCACTTTGCTGAACTCCAGCAGCTTAAAGCCAACCAGTCCAGAACATTCAATATCACTCTGAATGGAGATTATTGGTTTGGACCTTTTGTCCCAGAGTACTTGTCCACAATCACTGTGTTCAGCCCCTCATCCTTAACTGGAGGCAACTATAGTTTTTCACTTGTTCAAACTGAGAATTCAACTCTCCCACCAATCCTCAATGCCATGGAGATCTACTCATTGATCGATTTATCGCAACCAGAAACTGATGGAGATGATG TGGCTGCCATCATAAACATAAAGTCAACATATGGAGTGGACAAAGATTGGCAGGGAGACCCATGTACTCCCCAAGGCTACATGTGGGAAGGTCTTAACTGTAGCTACAGTGGATCCCCTAGAATCGTATCCTT GGACCTGTCCTCGAGTGGATTGACCGGGGAGATAACTTCATATATATCCAATCTTGCCATGTTACAATCTCT GGATTTATCGAACAATAGCTTGACTGGATCAGTACCTGAATTTTTGTCTAAATTGCCAAACCTGAAAGTCCT TAACCTGGAAAGAAACAAGCTCAACGGTTCAGTTCCAGCTGACCTTATTCAAAGATCAACAAGTGGTTCACTATCATTGAG TGTGGGAGAAAATGAAGACCTATGTGCATCAATATCATGCaaaaaggaggaggagaagaagaaaaatatagtaattCCAATAATAGCAtcaattggtgggttttctATTCTTGTGGTAGCAGCAGTGGCTGTATTCATGGGCctgaaaagaggaagaaaacaaggag TTCCACAACAACCCAATAATCAAATTGATTCATTCGAGTCCAAAAAACGCCAATTCACATACTCAGACGTCCTGAGGATCACAAATAACTTTCAGACAAAAGTTCTTGGGCGAGGTGGATTCGGAAAAGTTTACCATGGTTATGTTGATGATACTCAAGTAGCTGTGAAGATGCTTTCTCCAACATCAGGTCAAGGATACCAACAATTTCAAGCAGAG GTCAAACTTCTTATCAGAGTTCACCATAGAAACTTGACTAGCCTTGTTGGATACTGCAATGAAGGAACCAACATGGCACTCATCTATGAATTTATGGCCAATGGAGATTTGGAATCACATCTTCGAG GCGAGGACAGTAATGCAAATGTGTTGACTTGGGAAGGTAGACTTCAAATAGCAACAGATGCAGCACAAG GATTGGAGTATCTGCACAATGGTTGTAAGCCGCCTATTGTCCATAGAGATgtgaaggcaacaaatatttTGTTGGCTGAAAATTTCCAAGCAAAATTAGCTGACTTTGGCCTGTCCAGAATTTTCCCAACTGATGGAGGCACTCATATGTCCACAGCTGTAGCTGGCACCCCTGGATACCTTGACCCGGA GTACCACACAACAGGATGGCTGAATGAGAAAAGTGATGTTTATAGCTTCGGAGTTGTGCTGTTGGAGATCATCACTAGCCGCCATGCAATATCTAGAACACAAGAGAAAGTTCATGTCAGTCAATGGGTTAGCTCTATGCTTGCTAAAGGGGATATCAAAACTATCGTTGATCCGAGGTTACATGGAGATTACGAAATTAACTCTGCCTGGAAGGCTGTTGAACTAGCAATGGAGTGTGTGTCTGACACATCCACCAGAAGGCCAAACATGAGTGCGGTAGTGATAGGGTTGAAGGAGTGTTTGGCAGCAGAGTTGGCTCGAACCAACGTGAGCCGTGTGACTGAATCAACAGATTCAGTTGTGTACTCTATGAATGTGACTACTGAACTCAGTCCCTTGGCAAGGTAA